A single genomic interval of Lacrimispora sphenoides JCM 1415 harbors:
- a CDS encoding DUF2877 domain-containing protein, whose product MRSLSAKLAASELFEALKEDEAYRIHSQFESGCNLSLPPFLCFIGNKNEALVPYGILLDKEDLPVLLKQAASSSCFRWNEKERTLYSDSIRLCLKNTRKYSSFIQKRDYPIDGEGLSMFERLIDWNLPTGFGESIGSFLITEKKEVEELYQAFSKPKEEAEKMIKRWIGRGRGLTPSGDDVLMGLLYMDRICPILEIPFLQSLKALIEHQYTTDISGHYYHCALEGYFNYVLMELLDALIQKNSPKMKMCIDRIKMIGSTSGCDMLLGMAAGVNFIKGEANI is encoded by the coding sequence ATGAGAAGCTTATCAGCAAAGCTGGCAGCGTCAGAGCTGTTTGAAGCATTAAAGGAAGATGAAGCTTATAGAATCCACAGCCAATTTGAGAGCGGATGCAATCTGTCGCTTCCTCCGTTCCTTTGCTTTATTGGAAATAAAAACGAAGCCCTGGTCCCATATGGTATTTTATTAGACAAGGAGGATCTGCCTGTATTACTGAAACAGGCAGCCTCCTCCAGCTGTTTTCGGTGGAATGAGAAGGAAAGGACCCTGTATTCGGATTCCATCCGGCTTTGCTTAAAAAATACCCGGAAATACAGCAGCTTTATTCAGAAAAGGGATTATCCCATAGACGGTGAAGGGCTTTCCATGTTTGAGAGGCTCATTGATTGGAATCTTCCAACAGGATTTGGGGAATCCATAGGCTCCTTTTTGATAACAGAGAAAAAAGAAGTGGAGGAATTATATCAGGCATTTTCCAAACCAAAAGAAGAGGCTGAGAAAATGATAAAGAGATGGATCGGAAGAGGGAGGGGTCTGACTCCTTCAGGTGATGACGTTCTTATGGGGCTTCTGTATATGGACAGAATTTGCCCTATATTGGAAATACCTTTTCTCCAGAGCTTAAAGGCACTCATTGAACATCAATACACCACAGATATCAGCGGACATTATTATCATTGTGCATTGGAAGGGTATTTTAATTATGTTTTGATGGAACTGTTGGACGCCTTGATTCAAAAGAATTCTCCGAAAATGAAGATGTGCATAGACAGGATAAAGATGATAGGTTCTACCTCTGGCTGCGATATGTTGTTAGGTATGGCAGCAGGGGTTAAT
- a CDS encoding DUF1116 domain-containing protein, whose translation MLYNTIDDANQAVIQKIILASPVLLDVVPAKTVMKELNQGKVLLHAGPPIRWENMTSPMKGSCIGAALFEKWAATKEEAVKLLSQGEVDFIPCHHVDAVGPMGGITSANMPVFVVENTTDGNRAYCSMNEGIGKVLRFGAYSSEVILRLGWMRDVLGPVLSMALKESEKGLAINPMIAKAIAMGDEFHQRNIAASLLFLKEMSPVISGLSIEEEKKKEVIQFLADTDQFFLNIMMAAAKAVMDGARKITEGTIVTAMCRNGENFGIRISGMKEEWFTAPVNTPQGLYFTGYSGEDASPDIGDSAITETFGVGGMAMIAAPAVTRFVGTGGFQDALRISNEMMGIVIGQNPNFSIPTWNFQGTCLGIDARKVVETGITPVINTGIAHKEAGVGQIGAGTVHPPVECFQKAVRAYAKKLGYKG comes from the coding sequence ATGTTGTACAATACAATCGACGATGCAAATCAGGCGGTCATACAGAAAATAATCCTTGCTTCACCGGTTTTATTGGATGTGGTACCGGCTAAAACCGTGATGAAAGAATTAAACCAGGGAAAGGTACTTCTCCATGCAGGACCGCCTATCCGGTGGGAAAATATGACCAGCCCTATGAAAGGCTCCTGTATAGGTGCCGCCCTGTTTGAAAAATGGGCAGCTACCAAGGAGGAAGCAGTGAAGCTTTTAAGCCAGGGAGAGGTGGATTTTATTCCCTGTCACCATGTGGATGCAGTAGGACCTATGGGAGGCATTACTTCTGCTAACATGCCTGTATTTGTAGTAGAAAATACCACGGATGGGAACAGGGCCTATTGTTCCATGAATGAAGGAATTGGCAAAGTTCTCAGGTTTGGTGCATATTCCAGTGAGGTGATCCTAAGATTAGGCTGGATGAGAGATGTACTGGGACCGGTACTTTCTATGGCGCTTAAGGAGTCTGAAAAGGGGCTTGCTATTAATCCCATGATCGCAAAGGCCATTGCCATGGGGGATGAATTCCATCAAAGGAATATTGCAGCTTCCCTTCTATTCTTAAAAGAGATGTCCCCAGTCATATCAGGTCTTTCCATAGAAGAGGAGAAGAAAAAAGAAGTCATTCAGTTTCTGGCTGACACGGATCAGTTCTTCTTAAATATTATGATGGCAGCTGCCAAGGCGGTAATGGATGGGGCGCGAAAGATCACAGAAGGTACCATTGTGACAGCAATGTGCAGAAATGGAGAAAACTTTGGGATCAGGATCAGCGGCATGAAGGAAGAGTGGTTTACAGCTCCTGTAAACACTCCCCAGGGCCTTTACTTTACAGGATATTCCGGAGAGGATGCCAGTCCGGATATAGGAGACAGCGCCATCACGGAAACCTTTGGAGTAGGAGGAATGGCAATGATCGCAGCACCTGCTGTTACCAGGTTTGTAGGAACAGGCGGCTTTCAGGATGCACTTCGCATCAGCAATGAGATGATGGGGATTGTCATTGGCCAGAATCCCAATTTTTCCATTCCTACATGGAATTTTCAGGGAACCTGCCTGGGCATTGATGCGAGAAAGGTAGTAGAAACAGGGATTACTCCTGTGATCAATACGGGAATCGCCCATAAGGAAGCCGGTGTGGGGCAGATAGGAGCGGGAACCGTTCATCCCCCTGTTGAATGCTTCCAAAAAGCAGTGAGGGCTTATGCAAAAAAACTGGGATATAAAGGGTAA